Genomic segment of Mercurialis annua linkage group LG6, ddMerAnnu1.2, whole genome shotgun sequence:
agagtttccggtttccgaaacgtttccgaaacgggaaacgcaactttatcgaagtttccgtgcttctttgACGGTAACTGCATGCATCGCAAATTCTCAATGCACAAATTCTTAGTTCTAGATTTTTGCAATCTATTTATTGATTCTCATTAAAATAGAATATTGTACTTCACATCGGATTGATCGCGGAAGATGCATTAGATGACTAGTTTCACCTTGCAATAGACATACCTTGATCAATAACAACAGCACGCCGTTGTCCAGCGGTAGCTTTGAGCAATGTATTTAGATCGTATGATGTGTAAGGTCCATCGGTTAATCTACCTGGTCTGAGACATAAATAAATATGTTCTAGATGTATTCAGATTAATCAAGGTAAGAATGCATactaaaaaactgaaatatCTCCACTAGTTACTACATTGACTTTGTCTTGTCCCAAAATCAAGCGAAAGGTAAGCTAATTCACACCTAATTATGGTAAATGGAACACCGGACTGGCGAACAAAATCCTCCCCCATCTTTTTATACTTGAGAACACCAAAGAGATTCATGATGCTGCAAAAGAAAAATTGGAAGGTACATCAACAGGATGATAATCAATTTATACGGTATGTTCAAACACTTCAAGCAAATTCATGATAAGGTAAACAATGAAAACACTTGGATGTCAACAACAAACAAGAAAAAGGTATGAACCATAATGCGTAAAAATAAACTTTGGATTACGAGATTTAAGATCCAAAAGCATGAAAAGAGTCTTAAGgttaagtaaattaaaagttCCGCAACGTCAATATGCCTAGttccaaatatatatattctcCTAGAATTAAAATAACCTCCATTGAAGCCTTCTTTTAATAAAGGAACTTGGAATCTGTTAGGAACGACTCTAAAACCATTTTGCTGCAACCTGTGCACATCTCATTTACATCAACTGCAACATTTCACCAAAGGACTAATTTTCCTATCAAACAAAGGCATCAATTCATGTCTCTAAATCAAGGGCATAACAACTATCAAATCTCTTGAACTTTCATAAAAGTCTATATAAATTGTCAGATCTCATGTTCTTTGGTAGACAATGGTATCAAGTATCAACGCATGTCAAAAAGCTAGGAAGAGAGATCATAAACATAAACCAAGACTCAAAATTTGTCAActcttctctttttttcttttctgaaTTTAAATGCAGATAGACTCATCATAAGCATgagttttaaaaaatgtatattcCATTAAGTGCTAGATTAAAATTCCAAGCAGATAAATAAGTACCTCCAAGGCAGTTCATTACACTTGGTTACACCAACTGATGAAACAAGAACGGCTCTCTTCAATGTCGAAGGCATAGCAGAAAACAGATTTCTAACACCCTCCCAATCtattgagaaagaaaaatagttaATTCAATGTTGATATATGTACTGATTGTTCTGCGTGTCTGCCTTATATAATTCACGAGAAGAAAGCACCCCAACTGTTAAATATTCAGCATGTTAAAAAGAAGTTTGACAGTGTTAATGGTAAAGATAATGTGAAAGGTCAGGTATAGTAAGCTGGAGTGACAATAAAGAAAGTTCTCCACAAAAAGTTTAAGTTTGACTCAAAAAACAAAGTCTCAGTTCATAGTTTATCAATTAGTAGTCAACTACATCATTCAGAAAACAAGCATAGATGCAAATGCACTCTTTTATCAAAAACATAGGCTTATATCAACCGAAATTAGGTCCTCAATAAACTAGCAGAAGTAATTAAATTACCGAATAGCTCAGATAAAAGTTGTCTAAGATCAGTTCAGTTATTATTCTCTTCATTTCCAATAGAAGGATGTTAGAAACAACAAGGCATATGCCATGGTGCGCAACACTTTTTGCTGGATGTGTGAGTATATGTGAGGTGAATAATTTTTGTATTCTGTTAAATGAATCAAACTTTCAAACAATAACCATCCAATTTGCTCATAGGTCCATACTCCATAGTAACCATCAAAGCTTAGGGCTTATTCTAAATGAAATTCTATGTCCCTTTCTTTGACTTCGGATCTTCATTTTGGTTGCTTCTATACAGTTTCTCAAGATTAAACCGAATGAAGGTTCCTATAAAATCTGTTACTCTCGAGTCACTAACACGTAAGGAGGTAAATTTATTCCAAGCTACCAGCAGATAAATAGAGGTAATGCAAACATCCATATTTTAAGTTTCATTAATGACAAGGTAACAAAAGGATTCTAACCTGTTCTTTCTGGTGTATTATCTCCATCCCATCGTCTTGAAGGAAAGGCTGTCGTTCCTGTGCAACATATCACGTGTGTGACTCCCTGCAGGAGAATTTTAGAGAACATAGTAAATAAACgggaaaaataaacaaaaatgtgATGCATCCTTAGTCAAAAAAATGGAACATCTAAATGAAGAAGAGACGTAAACCTCAAAAATAGATGGATCAAGATCCTCTGGGTTCCGAGTATCCCCTTTAAATACCTAGCAAGTTAAACAGCgcttaattattgcattttgtATCGCGAGAAAATCAAACGATTCAAAAAAGTAGAAATTGTTTATGACATTTCTTTTTGCAAAAGAGAATGAAAGGATAATGTGAATTGTGCATGAGCAGAGAAAAGGGAACCTGCAGCATCTCCTCATCTTGTTCACCAAATAGTGCAGTTGCTTTGGCAGGATCTCGTAGTAACAAGCGCGACTTGATATTCCGGTCAATCAGTGATGCCACTACCAACTGCCCTGAAAAGGAAAACACAAACTGATATTCCATTAAGcacaaaaaaaagagagagaattaCAAGAACAAGAAGGTAAAGCCTATGAACATATATATAGAAACTTAGTATTCTAATATATAAGAAACCGAATAACAAACGAGTTatagctcaaatgatataagcgccgGGCAACATTTTGCTAAGGTTGCGGGTTCAATTtgtcccacaagcgctccctcGTCCCCAATGATCATAAAAACGAAAACCTATCAGTCTCACTCTTACATGAAAGTTGGCTACAACAATTACATCAACATCTATTACACTGCAGTCTTAGAAAAACTAATAATCAAGCCTATCATAGAATCAATGAGGGAAGCAAATTAGCTTACAAAGCCACAATATGCACAAATAACAGATCAACCAGTATTAAATTCATGAGATTTTCCCTCCAAAGAAATACATAATCAATCATATCCATCACGGGAAAACGGGACACTTAGACACCgaaacaatgttattttaaCATCAAATAAAGTTTCATGTCCGAAACGTCTCTAAAACGTAACACGTTAGATTGAATAAAGTGTCCGCGCTACCTGACCATCAATatactaaattaaaaatgacacACAAATGTATAATGTAAcaatttcatttaataaaatattttcaattatattagTAGAGCTAATACCAACACCACCGGAGCCGCCAATGACAAGAACAAGCTTGGAGGAAGAAGGAGAAGCAGTTTTAGAGTCTGAGTTTGGTGACTGAATCACTTCGTTTTTGACAGCACGAACtacaaatgaagaagatgaacatgatgatgatgatactGTTGTTGAAGAAGAGTGATACCCAGAAGAGACTTCGGACAGTGAGAGAGAATGAAGTGGATTTTTTTGTCGGAATTTTGTAAACTTTGCATTTGAAAAGGTACAGTGAGGTGTCGGAGTGAAGAAGATGAGCCGGCAAGCCATTAATGCATGAGCGGAGGAGGGGAAATTAAAGCTCCGGTAAGAAAGAGAAAAACGGTTTGATTTTGTGGCTCTTATATTTCCCTCCCCATTACcagaatttgtattttttattagaaaacaaaaggatatttttgtataatttttagagaaaattaggaaaaatactctctttttaaaaataatatgattttctacctcaataagaaaaagatagaaaaaatacctcactattttaatatatttacttttttactctaacacctatttatattataattatacctattcattattattattttactctaactatattattagggatttgtaagtgacaactgtcattttttttccttttttctctctctttttctctttctctctttccTCTCCATTGgctttcttcttctctgttctttttttccgccatttttttcttcattttcttcttcttcttcttcttcttcttcttctttatctttatttcttcttcatttttattctcttcttcttcatcgttaATTCATCGCTCCGTCGTTGTTCCGCCATCATCCGCCGTCGCTCTGctgtttttcatatttgattttagcgatttttctcaactcgtggtgattaatacgatttcttttaactttcagatctacataaattactcttgaatttttccaattctaaatctaaaaatctgtattaaaaacgattttctgcacaaaaaacgatttttgcaaaaaaaacagcttctaattatcatatgagtatcattactgcattatcatgtaagtatcataacactgcagagaaaattgattttttactaaaaaaacagtgtctgattatcatatgaataaCACTGTATTaatatatcgttatcataacattatatgattatgataaggttatgataatagaaatgtacgataatgataatagtacaataatatttttatgataatataatgataagcttatatagtatgataatatgatacttacatgaaattttttttacagaaatagtgtcatatgataatgttttatcatatgataacgagatgataatatttatggtacatatatgataatatctatgataatgtatgataaaatagtttctgattatcatgtcgttatcataacactggagtatgataattagatgataatgaattatggTAAGCttatgataactggatgataacgtacgtgaaaatagaattacaaaaagattcatgacaccagtatgataaccagatgataataaaataataaagttatgataatagtatgataatatgatacctatatgtaaacaaatcacataaaaattatgataatgagatgataatgtaaagataatattatgataatatgatatctgtatgaaaaaaataattacaaaaaaattatgataacgagatgataatgtgaagataacagtatgataacagtatgataatattatacatgtatgaaaaaaacaattacaaaaaaattatgattataagatgataaggtgacgataatagtatgataacatgaccttattatacttcattgtaatactattttcttcacattatcatctcgttatcatattttttatgtaatttttttcttataggtatcatattatcatactgttatcataattttattattatgtcgttgtcataacattatcatttaggtacaataatacattatcatcccggtatcatatgattatattatgattacgagatgataatacagtgataacaacatgataatcaattttttttgtagaaaatctttctttatgcagtgttatgataacattatgataatacagtgatactcatatgataatctgagatttttttttataaaatatcattttttatgcagtgttatgataatcatatgataatcagatgctgttttttttttgcagaaaatcgtttttttcatcataatattgttttttcatgcagatttttagatgtaaaattgaaaaaaaaaaatcaagagtaatttatttatatctgaatgttaaaaaatcgcaataatcgccatgaattaaagaaaagttcgctaaaataaaaaaaatgaaagaacagTGGAGCGACGGTGGAGCGACGGTGGAGCGATGAAGAAAGGGCGGCggagcgatgaaggaacgatagagaagaaagaaaaaaatggagaagaaaagaagaaataaaaaagaagaaaaaattgacgaagaacagaagaagaagaagaagaagaagagagaggagagaggagagaggagagaggagagagaaagaaaaaagaaagaaatataaaaatatgacagttgtcatatggttagagtaaaaatatatacttagagtaaaaaatcaataaaaagtaggtataatcataatataaacatgctttaaagtaaaaaaataaaagtattagaATGAtaaggtattttctctatcttttccttattgaggtagaaaatcaaattactttaaaaaatagagtattatcctaatcttctctaatttttaaatatgaaggTCCAATCAGTGTTATAGGTGGAGTTGAAAATTAATTTagcttttgataaaaaaaatattttctccgtttcattttaaattttttatttttataaaaaactttttttaccttttttttaaatcacCTTGAAAAAACTCGTAAGAAAAATTCCAGTATCCCGagcacaaaataataaaaaataaattaatatttttttaatttgtatgtaAAGGTAaatgagacttttaaaataaaacggGAAGAGTAATTGTTAGATAATGATAAATATAGTtatgtaaatattaattataagagTTGAAGGGTAAAAATGACGAAATACTAAAATTCAGGTGCACAAATACATATTTAGCCAACAACTATTTACTATGCTATGCTACACCCGCTTAAACCCTCACTATTCTACACTAGTCTCAAACCAGGTCTCTTAAAATGACGTCCTCAGCTGTGTCAAGATTGTCAAATCTCCATGGCCATATTAATCCTTCCAATTCAATCACCAAGGCAATTTCTTTTTACTTATCCTCACactgtaatttttttgtaaattttgaatgAAGATGGTAACTTTATTGAtgagttttcttttcttttatgttttgtttacAGATTGGTGGGTTATTGAAGCTATCTGCAGAGGTTTCTCAAGCTTTATCATGTGGGCATGCTGTTGTTGCCTTAGAATCCACTATTATTTCTCATGGTAccaattttcatttcaatttcaattcatTTGCTTTATCTGCCtaccaaatcgttaacggaattgaacatgaggtactaaatcgtttgaaagtgagtaatttgctctaGAGGGAACCGTCTGAGCCCGACCACTCGGGGAGGCTTGCGCAGTACCCGCCACCAAGGCCTCTCGTTTTAAACTGGGCCTTTAACGACTCGTCCGAAATAATTATTTCTTATATTTATCTGCATAAAAGTAATTATTCTCAATAGTATTAATGCGATTTTATACATGTTTAGCTAATCACTCATTTTCTTCAGTAGCTCACCATGCTTTTATATGCTTTACTCTCATAGTTGTTGAAAGTTTTGCTGTTATTGTGATGTCAATAGGGGCAATGTCATAGAAGTGGGAGATATTTGTTGTGCAATTTATGTGTGGGTATTGCGTACTGTGGTTAATGTTTTTGGTCTTATGTTTAGGGATGCCGTATCCCCAAAATTTGGAAACTGCAAAAGAGGTGGAGGCGATTGTGCGGAAAAATGGAGCAGTTCCTGCTACTATTGCAATTTTAGATGGCATACCATGCGTAGGTAGGTTTGATTGTTAAGCTTATACTTTGCAATTAGATTGATCTTGATGCATCTTTGTATGTACGTCTTTGAGCTCATTAGGAATTACAATCCACAGAAAAGGCTTGCTTGCTGGTTCAACGTGCAAAAATTAGATGATTGTCTAAGTTAGCATCATTTAGGAATTAGAGTGTTTgcaattttaacttttttttttaaattttttttttgactaatttattataattaaaatctttTATTGCAATTTGTCTTAATTGTTCTAATGATTTAATGATATGCAAAATTGATGATTTGATTAACACTAACGATGCCATGTTGGAGAATTAATTTGCAATTGTGCATGGCTCATGCATCACTAATAGTAGCCAGATCATCAATTGTACACTACTCTAATCAATCCAAGTAGTTGCAACATAATTGCAATGAAAGACTGAAATTGGAACaaattagtaaaaattaaaaggtttcaTTAAAATTGCAAACATGCTAAAACATTTGAATACTTTTTGATGTTTGGCCTAGAGAAAATCGGTTAATTCATATATGACCTGGCTATTGCTTAGCTTCAAATCTTCATCCTCAAATTTCAGCAGGATGCTTATTGATCAAGAGTTGTGGTCATTGGGCCAGCGCATTTTTCTATGTCGTCATTAATAATTTACGTGCCTGATTCATATTatccaaaacaaaaaataatgaataaagAAATGTGAACTATCGATGTACTGTAAGAAGAAACAAGGAAAAAAAAGTCAACTACCCATGGTTTTGTTTTGGACGCTTTGCATTAATTATTCCCCTCGTCCTTGTCTTTCCTATGATTATGGAATATCACAAGTTGTTTTATCTATTTTCCTATCATGCATCTCCAATTCTGGTATATGAATGCTCATTTTGCTACATGTTTAGGCTTAAGTGTTGAAGAGCTAGAGAGGCTTGCTACTCTGGGAACTAAAGCACAGAAGACTGCTCGGAGGGATATTGCTTATGTTGTGAGTGTATTTGAGAATTACATTGCTGCTCTTTACTTTACTTTGctatttctctctctctctctctctctctctctctatatatatatatatatatatatatatacacatatatatacacatttatatatactagtttcgcattacgtgctatgcacgtggctcgtaacttAACtactcaatgaacatattagtaaatttattataattatatcaatttttaatttatattaatattaaattagttaaaaaaatttgtaaaagtaaatataatatactcggttattaaatttttttacatgctaaatttatttttctgttggttttataataaccatgattaaataattaatttaattttattaataatatctttaaaaataataagatagaaatttaaataataatatattgaccaaatataatattttaattttgtagtttaatcAAAGTAAAAGatttcctactaatttggagacaatttaattattttttacatactaaaaattaaattggagataatttagctatatacctattctaattaggactttaattacaatagtgattaattaaataactaattagttaatgactataaaacctttatttagtagtaaactgaaaaggattattcagtaaatttgcctgtcccccccacatccgtgcttttatatatagtatatatatatatatatatatatatatatatatatatgtcataGTTGTTGAACCAAGATTGGAAACGAGAATCAAAACTTTTAGTAAGTGAATAGAGAACTGAACTAAAATGTAAGGTTCAGTTTGTATTCCTAAtagttattaatatataataatatgaactcattaaaacattatatacgTATTGATATCATATATTTCTCAATCCTGAACACATTAAGAAAAAAGattgataaattaaatcaagATGTTTCTTTAATATAAGTGCCTCCAGATATAAAAACTACTGACAATTGCTTAGCTCGCGTCATTCCAAATTTGAATATCAATTTGAATTACAACGGACACggatttttttctctttcagaAACAGATTTTTGGGAGTTAAATAGTTTTGACATGACATATGGACACAATGTTTTTTTAGAAATGGCCTATGCTTGCACCCTTCTGCTCTCTATAGTTTCACCATTTCATATTTGCTTCTTTCACCTTCAGCTTTTATAGTTTTTGGGAGAAGATTGCAGAGGTTGTATGCTGAGATGGCTGTGTAAGCAAATTAACTTAGATATGTTTACTGTATAATTGGGCATGCATGATTAGATGATAATTCAACGCTTATATTATTTGTCTTCAGTTCTTGACCAGTGAAATTCTTTTAGTCGGTGCTTTAATTTAGAATTTCATGTTAATCTTTCTGCATCTGACTCTTGGGTTCATGCTTATGCTATTCTAGGTGGCGACCGGAGGGAATGGGGCAACTACAGTTTCTGCAACCATGTGTTTTGCTTCTATGGTAGTGATCCAACATCCTAAAACTATAGTAAAACAAttcttttcttaattcttgtgttCACTATGTAAATTTTACTAAGATTTTAAACTTAAACTCGTGTAGGTTGGTATCTCTGTGTTTGTAACTGGAGGAATTGGAGGAGTTCATAGACATGGCGAACATAGTACGTATTTCTTTCATCTGTATTTATTTCTAAAAGATTCTCTGGTGCACTTTGCTTCTTTTAGAATTGCTTTCATGCAACCAGCAGTGAAGGCGTTGTAGAATAagacaagaaaagaaaaaggcggataaaagaaaatgaaaagactAAGAAAAAGGCAGAGAAAAGAATTTGATATGTcgaaaaagaagaaatttatAGAATAAGTTCTCCTAGTTGTCAACAATATTGTGTCTGCTTTGAAATTCAGAAAGCAGTGGGACTCTTAGCTTGATAAGACAAGCCAAACTCTTAAATTTGAATTGAGCCTTTAGCTTGGCTATTTGTTGGGAGGAGGTATCTCACCAACCCGTATTATCCGGACCCCCCAAGTAAGCTAGGCCAAACTCTATGACTGAATGTGACTTTAGCTCCCCCAGAACAGATTGCCAGACTTTAAACAGTTGATGAAATGCTACCTGCTATTTGAAAGCCATGCTTTCCACTTTCCACTTTTATCTCCTGCATTATGATCTATTAACTGAAGCAAACGCCTCTGTACATCACCAATGTACAccattataattataatttacaaGGGAGAATGGTGCAATTGAAATGTCAGTTGATCATTACTTAGTTTCACTCTATATTCTCTCTTACCGGTCTCTTCAGATTAAGGGGCATTATTCATGAGATAATTGGTGGAAAGTGGAGAATGTAGCTTGCAAATAGCATGTGGAGTTTCATTAACTGTTATATGTCAGACAATCTGTTATGGGGTGAGCTAAGGCTGAATTCAATCCTAAAGTTTGGCCTAGCTTGCTCGGGTTTGGGAGAATACAAACAATCTGTTTTTTCAATTGAGGTTAATTTCATCCTTCAAATCGATCTAACCCGTTAATTATACAAGACAAATAACAGTATTAACTGTTATTTGTTATCAGTGCCAATTGCCATGAGAGAACAGCATTTTAGATTTTCTTATCATACATGATGTTGTAAATCTGTTAATGATtattgctttattttatttattttctgcgCAGAAGAATAACTATAATCTTAAGTCCAAATGTATGCtgattgttgattttaatcaTCTTTTTTTGCAGCAATGGATATATCTTCTGATCTCACCGAGCTCGGCCGGACTCCAGTGGCTGTTGTTTCTGCTGGAGTGAAATCTATATTAGATATTCCTAGGACACTTGAATACTTGGTAACTGAAATATCTTTCTTCTCCTGTTGTTCTTCAAAGCTATTcagattttgatttataattctcAAACCTATATTGTCAGTACAGGAAACACAAGGAGTTTGTGTTGCCGCGTACAAGACAAATGAATTGCCTGCTTTTTTCACAGAAACCAGTGGCTGTAAGGTACTAATGGTGTATAGGCTTGAGTTATTCGGACTAATGTTTCATCTATTCGGAAGTGTTTAAATAGCATAATCAAAGGCAAAGGAACTATAAAAATGTGAGATTTCAGCTCTATGACTTAAGGCATTTGGAAGAGGGATCAGAATCCGGATCATAAGTCTCAAAACAATGCTGCGTGCCAAAAGCTTATAgctagaaaaaaaatcaaaattattaaacaaacataatttaaattctaGCATACAAACTAGCATGAACATATGTCTAAACCTTTTTTAGTTGAGAACACAATTTCTTGTGATAAAAAAAGCTCTTCATTGACCAATGCGAGTGAACTGTGCTATTTGTTTTTTGACTACAATTTAGGCACCTTGTCGTGTAGAGACTCCTGAAGACTGTGCTCGGCTGATAGGCAGGTGACATTCTCTGTTTAACTCAGCTTGATTTTCACTCCgcattcaaaattaattttgttgtgtttgttttctttcgttTAAATCAGATGCCAGTTTGAAACTTAAACTTGGGAATGGGATTCTGATTACTGCTCCAATACCAAAAGAACACTCAGCTTCTGGAAACTTAATTGAGTCAGCCATACAAAATGCACTTAGGGAAGCCAGGTTGAGAACTTTGTTTATTTAATAGATTTTAAGTGCTATGTTGCTTTCTAGTCTTTTTTATAACATTAGAGTTCTTTCCAACATTTTCCGCAATTAATTTGCATATCCAATTGGATCTTCAGGGAGAGGAATATAACAGGCAATGCAGAAACCCCATTCCTGCTTGCCAGAGTAAATGAAATAACGGGAGGTGCCTCACTGGCGTCAAGTATCCTTTAACCTATTCCGTAACTTGTTCATATAT
This window contains:
- the LOC126654116 gene encoding pseudouridine-5'-phosphate glycosidase, producing the protein MTSSAVSRLSNLHGHINPSNSITKIGGLLKLSAEVSQALSCGHAVVALESTIISHGMPYPQNLETAKEVEAIVRKNGAVPATIAILDGIPCVGLSVEELERLATLGTKAQKTARRDIAYVVATGGNGATTVSATMCFASMVGISVFVTGGIGGVHRHGEHTMDISSDLTELGRTPVAVVSAGVKSILDIPRTLEYLETQGVCVAAYKTNELPAFFTETSGCKAPCRVETPEDCARLIDASLKLKLGNGILITAPIPKEHSASGNLIESAIQNALREARERNITGNAETPFLLARVNEITGGASLASNIALVKNNAVLGAKIAVALAQLREQNDKA
- the LOC126686736 gene encoding sanguinarine reductase, which produces MACRLIFFTPTPHCTFSNAKFTKFRQKNPLHSLSLSEVSSGYHSSSTTVSSSSCSSSSFVVRAVKNEVIQSPNSDSKTASPSSSKLVLVIGGSGGVGQLVVASLIDRNIKSRLLLRDPAKATALFGEQDEEMLQVFKGDTRNPEDLDPSIFEGVTHVICCTGTTAFPSRRWDGDNTPERTDWEGVRNLFSAMPSTLKRAVLVSSVGVTKCNELPWSIMNLFGVLKYKKMGEDFVRQSGVPFTIIRPGRLTDGPYTSYDLNTLLKATAGQRRAVVIDQGDKLVGEVSRLVVAEACIQALDIEFTEGQTYEINSVEGEGPGSDPQKWRDLFQGAQTQ